Proteins encoded within one genomic window of Glycine soja cultivar W05 chromosome 1, ASM419377v2, whole genome shotgun sequence:
- the LOC114372816 gene encoding uncharacterized protein LOC114372816, giving the protein MTKSELVIEKKKKVVPYTGKETPYPLVSSKKDKEQHFARFLDIFKKLEITIPFGEALQQMSLYSKFLKDLLTKKGKYIHSDNNMVEGNYSVVIQRILPPKYKDPGNVTIPCSIGAVSVGKDLIDLGANINLMSLSMCRRIGELEIMPTRMTLQLADRSITRPYGVVEDVLVKVRQFTFPPDFIIMNTEEDDEIPLILGLPFMLTANCVVDMGKGNLEMGVDDQKVIFDLFDAAKHSLNQNVCSKMDEIENKMAQIARANIAQDP; this is encoded by the coding sequence ATGACAAAGAGTGAGTTGGTcatagaaaagaagaagaaggttgtcCCATATACAGGGAAGGAAACACCATACCCTTTGGTGTCGTCCAAGAAAGACAAGGAACAACACTTTGCtcgtttccttgatatcttcaagaaattggagataaCTATCCCCTTTGGAGAAGCCTTGCAACAAATGTCACTCTACTCCAAGTTTCTCAAAGATCTGCTGACCAAGAAGGGCAAATATATCCACAGTGATAATAATATGGTGGAGGGAAACTACAGTGTTGTTATCCAGAGAATCCTTCcacctaaatacaaggatccaGGGAATGTTACAATCCCTTGCTCTATTGGTGCAGTGTCAGTTGGGAAAGACCTTATTGACTTGGGGGCCAACATTAATTTGATGTctctctccatgtgcagaaggatTGGAGAGCTGGAAATCATGCCAACAAGAATGACATTGCAATTGGCAGATCGGTCCATTACAAGGCCTTATGGTGTGGTAGAAGACGTTTTGGTTAAAGTGCGGCAGTTTACTTTCCCCCCAGATTTCATAATCATGAACACTGAAGAGGATGATGAAATCCCACTGATTTTGGGTCTTCCCTTCATGTTAACTGCAAATTGTGTGGTGGATATGGGGAAAGGTAATCTTGAAATGGGTGTAGATGACCAGAAAGTcatatttgatttgtttgatgCAGCAAAGCACTCACTTAACCAAAATGTGTGTTCTAAGATGGACGAAATTGAGAATAAGATGGCTCAGATTGCTAGAGCCAACATTGCACAAGACCCTTAG